In Chitinivibrio alkaliphilus ACht1, one DNA window encodes the following:
- a CDS encoding transporter substrate-binding domain-containing protein, with product MSLQSIFSAVILMVHVFTVHAWGVSYTREESRFIDTVGTVYLCVDPYWEPYELLHEDGSFTGIAADLIDRISQRTGIEFEIVPTENWSESLEYMRNGKCDVLAFLNYTEERAQWMNFTESYYTTQNVFVTRSEHPDIHDLNDFTSIRAVLPEGTSIEERFRREYPHVEIILVETEVETFEAVHAGKADFTFRSLPVAAFLIRNEGWFSLKVAGTLEGYDNNFRMGCAPDLPLLPMILNKGIV from the coding sequence ATGTCTCTACAGAGTATTTTTTCAGCTGTTATACTTATGGTTCATGTGTTTACCGTGCATGCATGGGGAGTATCATACACCCGGGAAGAATCGCGTTTTATTGATACGGTTGGCACTGTTTATTTATGTGTCGATCCGTATTGGGAGCCCTATGAACTATTACATGAGGATGGCTCCTTTACGGGTATCGCCGCTGATCTGATAGACCGTATTTCCCAGAGAACAGGGATAGAATTTGAGATTGTTCCAACAGAAAATTGGAGTGAGTCCCTGGAATATATGCGTAATGGTAAATGCGATGTCCTCGCCTTTCTCAATTACACAGAAGAACGTGCACAATGGATGAATTTTACTGAGTCGTATTATACCACTCAGAACGTCTTCGTAACCCGTTCTGAGCACCCTGATATTCACGATCTGAATGATTTCACCTCAATACGGGCAGTGCTTCCTGAGGGCACGAGTATAGAGGAACGGTTTCGACGGGAATACCCCCATGTTGAGATTATACTGGTGGAAACGGAGGTAGAAACCTTCGAAGCCGTACACGCAGGCAAAGCCGATTTCACCTTTCGTTCACTTCCCGTTGCAGCCTTTCTTATACGTAATGAGGGCTGGTTTTCTCTGAAGGTAGCAGGAACATTAGAGGGGTATGATAATAACTTTCGTATGGGGTGTGCACCGGATCTTCCCCTATTGCCTATGATACTTAATAAGGGTATAGTCTAA